The following are from one region of the Veillonella nakazawae genome:
- the cooS gene encoding anaerobic carbon-monoxide dehydrogenase catalytic subunit, translating to MNKDVENKNTHDHSHGEHHHHHDHDHHHHDHDHCHCGGHHHDHDHDHHHDHDHSHGKALPTDKWVPHTHEPGVPHEHGVNDYMKAVAEYRKTWPTKQDVIEQTPDPAVREMILRMEQIGCDTVFDRFDKQQPQCTFGIAGVCCRVCFMGPCKITPKSPRGVCGADADLIVARNMTRAAAGGLTQHGAHAREILISLKAAANDQLDIPILGEEKIRTVCKAFNIPEEGRSLKEVANDLADVLLEDLSRALPGEYKTITALAPAERREVWKNLDILPISAYNEAFDAYHRTCVGTDGDWESNMKQFLRCGLAFTFTGVVAADIATDALFGQGGRRTSKVNIGALKKGYVNIAVHGHLPTLVSQICTIGASEEYLEKAKAIGAKGIQFYGICCSGLSSMYRYENVIPLCNAIGAELVLGTGALDCWVADVQDVYPAIMDVARCFNTKVITTSDAARLPGAEHIGYDHHHTNLSETKELARKILDRALEAHELRKGMPVFIPPYEITAEVGFSPESTVKHYGSFKPLAEALKSGKVRGIVNVVGCSNPRVIYEKATVDIVDTLIKNGCIILTNGCASFPLMKLGYCNTDAIKKCSPALQEFLGDDQPPVWHVGECVDNARSSGIFAGIAGELGLNLPQMPFAMSSPEWSNEKGIDASLGFRLMGINSYHCVEPPTQGSDAVTKWLKEDTKDILGSVMYVNTDPAKVAEKILADIDAKRAALGWAEVK from the coding sequence ATGAATAAAGATGTGGAAAACAAAAACACCCATGACCACAGCCATGGCGAACATCATCACCATCATGATCATGACCATCATCACCATGACCATGACCACTGCCATTGTGGCGGTCACCATCACGATCACGACCATGATCATCATCATGACCATGACCATAGTCATGGTAAAGCGTTGCCAACGGATAAATGGGTGCCACACACTCATGAACCAGGGGTACCTCATGAACATGGCGTAAACGATTACATGAAAGCCGTTGCTGAGTATCGTAAAACTTGGCCTACAAAACAAGATGTTATCGAACAAACACCAGATCCAGCTGTACGCGAAATGATTCTTCGCATGGAGCAAATTGGTTGCGATACAGTATTTGACCGTTTCGATAAACAACAACCACAATGTACTTTCGGTATTGCAGGCGTATGTTGTCGTGTTTGCTTCATGGGTCCATGTAAAATTACACCTAAGAGCCCTCGTGGTGTCTGCGGTGCTGATGCTGATCTTATTGTAGCTCGTAATATGACACGCGCAGCAGCTGGTGGCTTAACACAACATGGTGCGCATGCTCGCGAAATCTTGATTTCTTTGAAAGCTGCTGCTAACGATCAATTGGATATCCCAATTTTAGGGGAAGAAAAAATTCGTACTGTATGTAAAGCTTTCAACATCCCTGAAGAAGGTCGTTCCTTAAAAGAAGTGGCTAATGACTTGGCAGATGTTCTATTAGAAGATTTGAGCCGTGCATTGCCTGGCGAATATAAAACAATTACAGCGTTAGCTCCAGCTGAGCGCCGTGAAGTTTGGAAAAACCTTGATATCTTACCTATTTCTGCGTACAATGAAGCCTTTGATGCATACCATCGTACATGTGTAGGTACAGATGGCGATTGGGAAAGCAACATGAAACAATTCTTGCGTTGTGGTCTTGCTTTCACATTCACAGGCGTAGTAGCAGCGGACATCGCAACAGATGCATTGTTCGGTCAAGGTGGTCGTCGTACATCCAAAGTTAACATCGGTGCATTGAAAAAAGGTTATGTTAACATCGCTGTTCATGGTCACTTGCCAACATTAGTATCCCAAATTTGTACAATTGGTGCCTCTGAAGAGTACTTAGAAAAAGCAAAAGCTATCGGTGCTAAAGGTATCCAATTCTACGGTATCTGCTGCTCTGGTTTGTCCAGCATGTACCGCTACGAAAACGTTATTCCATTGTGTAATGCTATCGGTGCGGAACTTGTACTTGGTACAGGCGCTCTTGATTGCTGGGTAGCTGACGTTCAAGACGTTTACCCTGCTATCATGGACGTAGCACGTTGCTTCAACACAAAAGTTATCACTACATCTGATGCAGCTCGTTTACCAGGTGCAGAACACATCGGTTACGATCATCACCATACAAACTTGTCTGAAACAAAAGAATTGGCTCGAAAAATCTTGGATCGTGCCCTTGAAGCGCATGAATTGCGCAAAGGCATGCCTGTATTCATTCCGCCATATGAAATCACTGCTGAAGTTGGTTTCTCTCCAGAATCCACTGTTAAACATTACGGTTCCTTCAAACCATTGGCAGAGGCTTTAAAATCTGGTAAAGTTCGTGGTATTGTAAACGTAGTAGGCTGTTCCAACCCTCGCGTTATCTACGAAAAAGCAACTGTAGATATCGTTGATACACTTATCAAAAATGGCTGTATCATCTTAACAAATGGTTGTGCATCCTTCCCATTAATGAAACTTGGTTACTGTAATACAGATGCTATTAAGAAATGTAGCCCTGCATTACAAGAGTTCTTGGGCGATGATCAACCACCAGTATGGCATGTCGGCGAATGTGTAGATAATGCACGTTCCTCCGGTATTTTCGCTGGTATTGCAGGTGAATTAGGTCTTAACTTACCACAAATGCCATTTGCAATGTCTAGCCCTGAATGGTCTAACGAAAAAGGTATCGATGCATCCCTTGGCTTCCGCTTGATGGGGATCAACTCTTACCACTGCGTTGAGCCACCTACACAAGGCTCTGATGCTGTTACAAAATGGCTTAAAGAAGACACTAAGGACATCTTAGGTTCTGTTATGTATGTAAATACTGATCCTGCTAAAGTAGCTGAAAAAATCTTAGCTGATATCGATGCTAAACGTGCTGCTTTAGGTTGGGCTGAAGTAAAATAG
- a CDS encoding MBL fold metallo-hydrolase — MTQYTHIRNATGKLTIKNTTFLIDPFLAPKNTYPGFEGTFNYQQRMPIVDLPLSMDNLLSNVTAVVVTHTHLDHWDDTAINAIPKSLPIFVQNTEDKELITSQGFNDVRIIFESLEFNGITLRKTGGSHGTVEMYTNPDLAQLLSDAMGVIFEAQDEPTVYLVGDTMWTSDVDKALHRFDPNVIIMNTGYAQILGFEDSIIMGTKDIGRMVVRKPEAKIIAVHMDTVNHTATSRNDVRKFIKGNNIESHVAVPEDGETITL, encoded by the coding sequence ATGACACAATATACTCACATTCGAAATGCTACAGGAAAATTAACAATAAAAAATACAACATTCCTTATTGATCCATTTTTAGCACCAAAAAATACTTATCCTGGCTTTGAAGGAACATTTAACTATCAACAAAGAATGCCTATAGTTGATTTACCTCTATCAATGGACAATCTATTAAGCAATGTAACTGCAGTGGTAGTCACACACACACATCTTGACCATTGGGATGATACGGCAATTAATGCTATTCCAAAATCACTTCCTATTTTTGTACAAAATACAGAGGATAAAGAACTTATTACTTCACAAGGCTTTAATGATGTACGTATCATTTTTGAAAGTCTAGAGTTTAATGGTATTACATTAAGAAAAACAGGTGGCTCTCACGGCACGGTAGAAATGTATACGAATCCAGATCTCGCGCAATTATTAAGCGATGCGATGGGCGTTATTTTTGAAGCACAGGACGAACCAACAGTTTACCTTGTAGGCGATACAATGTGGACAAGCGATGTAGACAAAGCACTGCATCGTTTTGACCCTAACGTTATTATTATGAATACAGGATATGCTCAAATTTTAGGCTTTGAAGATAGTATTATTATGGGTACAAAAGATATTGGCCGCATGGTGGTACGCAAACCAGAGGCTAAAATTATTGCAGTTCACATGGATACAGTTAATCATACTGCAACAAGTCGTAATGATGTGCGCAAATTTATCAAAGGCAACAACATTGAAAGCCATGTAGCAGTGCCTGAAGATGGTGAAACCATCACACTTTAA
- a CDS encoding TetR/AcrR family transcriptional regulator: MITRKEMTRMLLKEGLLSYLANNSFESITVTSLCKASGITRSTFYLHYSNIMEIVDDLVDDAISYSRPGMVDNNNLQIIAKALSAASNSVSLREAYDSIFDRLPLCQRIIRHKKYLPLFLDEQISEYVLQRIIGREKDRQGLVIAESLGISFDVGVSVFVFLVHGLYAVNKQYKWSQSDEWLEAQKIIFELVYRGLQRR; the protein is encoded by the coding sequence ATGATAACTCGAAAAGAAATGACACGTATGTTGTTAAAAGAAGGCTTGCTTAGTTATTTAGCAAACAATTCTTTTGAGTCTATAACAGTAACATCGTTGTGTAAAGCTTCGGGTATAACCCGTTCTACTTTTTATTTACACTATAGCAATATCATGGAAATTGTTGATGATTTAGTGGATGATGCAATTTCCTATTCACGCCCAGGAATGGTAGATAATAATAATTTACAAATTATAGCTAAAGCCTTATCAGCTGCTTCTAATTCTGTTTCGTTGAGAGAAGCATACGATTCTATTTTTGATAGATTGCCTTTATGTCAGCGTATTATACGACATAAAAAGTATTTACCTTTATTTTTAGATGAACAAATTTCAGAATATGTATTACAACGCATTATAGGACGTGAAAAAGATCGACAAGGGCTCGTTATAGCAGAATCTCTTGGTATTTCGTTTGATGTTGGGGTATCTGTTTTTGTATTTTTAGTACACGGTCTATATGCTGTTAATAAACAATATAAGTGGTCTCAGAGTGATGAGTGGTTAGAAGCTCAGAAAATTATTTTTGAACTAGTTTATCGTGGATTACAAAGAAGATAG
- a CDS encoding PAS domain-containing protein, translating into MNPLQQKLDINNERYRIIVSIKEDYLDGKLSLEEGNRILKEKLGTCTPDEFAYAEQSLKGVYKDEEILDKMDDLLNLFDGVLVRAENEYPENHPLWAYLEEINAVEKVALEADELLKQDKFIKNPWLGVFDSLAEWRIHLSRKQNQLYPMLENHGFDRPTRIMWTFDDGVRDAISASYALLREDKYEEFLASVPETLAKLRDLNSKELEVLLPTSFKLLSDEEFVRMSKNDHEIGYAIINAPGLYVVPGINDSAASLNGNAASQNSAVSNEFLNDLAGLLSKYVGPVGGAQVGKDTVLDVATGKLTLEQINLLFRHLPVDLSYVDENELVKFYSDTPHRIFPRSANVIGREVKNCHPAKSVHVVEEIVEKFRSGEQNQAEFWINKPGLFIYVIYTAVRDENGKFRGVLEMMQDCTHIRELEGSRTLLTWDKTDFVGNTDNNSNDKSLAQEAAEEVDEEPLTTDADGRFHIDAKTTLSNLIKQSPEVVDYLISLNPKFEKLKTPMVKVMAKVATIKMIAERGDFNVDELVGKIDAFINKAKK; encoded by the coding sequence ATGAATCCATTACAGCAAAAGCTAGATATTAATAACGAACGGTACAGAATTATTGTATCTATTAAAGAGGATTATTTAGACGGTAAATTATCCTTGGAAGAGGGTAACCGTATTTTAAAAGAAAAGTTAGGCACTTGTACGCCCGATGAGTTTGCTTATGCAGAGCAAAGTTTGAAAGGTGTCTATAAGGATGAAGAAATACTAGACAAGATGGATGATTTGTTGAATTTATTTGACGGTGTATTAGTGCGTGCCGAAAATGAGTACCCAGAGAATCATCCATTGTGGGCTTATTTAGAAGAAATTAATGCGGTTGAAAAGGTAGCTCTTGAAGCGGATGAATTGTTAAAACAAGATAAGTTTATTAAAAATCCTTGGCTTGGTGTTTTTGATTCCTTAGCAGAATGGCGTATCCATCTATCTCGTAAGCAAAATCAATTATATCCAATGTTAGAAAATCATGGGTTTGATCGTCCAACGCGGATTATGTGGACCTTTGATGATGGCGTACGCGATGCTATTTCTGCATCTTATGCATTACTTCGGGAAGATAAATACGAAGAGTTCTTAGCATCCGTGCCGGAAACATTGGCAAAGTTACGCGATTTGAACTCTAAGGAGTTAGAGGTTTTATTGCCAACATCCTTTAAATTATTAAGCGATGAAGAGTTTGTGCGCATGAGCAAAAATGACCATGAAATCGGTTATGCTATTATTAACGCACCAGGTTTATATGTCGTGCCAGGTATTAACGATTCCGCAGCCTCATTAAATGGAAATGCTGCTAGTCAAAATAGTGCAGTATCTAATGAGTTTCTAAATGATTTGGCAGGCTTATTATCTAAGTATGTAGGTCCTGTAGGTGGAGCACAAGTTGGCAAGGATACAGTCCTCGATGTGGCGACAGGCAAATTAACCTTAGAGCAAATCAATTTGCTGTTCCGTCATCTTCCAGTAGATTTGTCTTATGTTGATGAAAATGAACTCGTTAAGTTTTATAGTGATACGCCACATCGTATATTCCCGCGCAGTGCCAATGTTATTGGTCGTGAAGTGAAGAATTGTCATCCTGCTAAGTCTGTTCATGTTGTAGAAGAGATCGTAGAGAAATTTCGTTCTGGTGAGCAAAACCAAGCTGAATTCTGGATCAATAAACCGGGATTGTTTATCTACGTTATCTATACAGCGGTACGTGATGAAAATGGTAAATTCCGCGGTGTCTTAGAAATGATGCAAGATTGTACTCATATTCGTGAACTTGAAGGCTCTCGCACCTTGTTGACTTGGGATAAGACTGATTTTGTAGGAAATACAGATAATAATAGTAATGATAAATCCCTAGCTCAAGAGGCCGCAGAAGAGGTCGATGAAGAACCACTTACTACCGATGCAGATGGGAGATTCCATATCGATGCGAAAACTACGCTATCTAACTTAATCAAACAAAGTCCTGAAGTGGTAGATTATTTAATTTCTTTGAACCCTAAGTTTGAGAAATTGAAAACTCCGATGGTAAAGGTTATGGCTAAGGTAGCTACTATAAAGATGATCGCAGAGCGTGGTGATTTTAATGTAGATGAGCTAGTCGGCAAAATCGATGCCTTCATTAATAAAGCTAAAAAATAA
- a CDS encoding LysR family transcriptional regulator, whose translation MDIKDIKYISTIVEMASFSKASKKLYISQPALSQSIRRIEAELGVPLFVRNRTKVVPTAAALQIAKEGMPLVGKVEALTQSIINQGSDAAYHVRIGLSQFYGHHMLGKTLKSFQQIEPSWEFHVVEGESHFLEQQICDGLVDVGLFPTPIYSQALESYPVLDEQILLAVSVENKKAIAIADSLMTPNGIHEIAPFGSFPFILIREGLKLRTLVNRLCQAESFVPKAVIGSENLDTCRSLVEDDYGITFLPSTLNSKGDDDKVKFYPLASKLCFRQLVLVARSDRAKRFHCLKWLKLCNNSYKLYRWNVRVLSTVCK comes from the coding sequence ATGGATATAAAGGATATTAAATATATAAGTACCATCGTTGAGATGGCATCATTTTCAAAGGCGTCTAAAAAACTATATATCTCTCAACCCGCATTGAGTCAAAGTATTCGTCGCATTGAGGCTGAATTAGGTGTACCTTTATTTGTTCGAAATCGGACAAAGGTTGTACCAACCGCTGCAGCCTTACAAATTGCTAAAGAGGGTATGCCTTTAGTAGGAAAGGTAGAGGCTTTAACACAGTCGATCATTAATCAAGGGTCTGATGCGGCTTATCATGTGCGTATTGGATTATCTCAATTCTATGGTCATCATATGTTGGGAAAAACATTGAAGAGCTTTCAACAAATTGAGCCATCCTGGGAATTTCATGTAGTAGAAGGGGAGTCCCATTTTTTGGAGCAACAAATTTGTGATGGATTGGTTGATGTAGGTCTATTTCCAACACCAATTTACTCGCAAGCTCTTGAAAGTTATCCTGTGTTAGATGAGCAAATTTTATTAGCTGTTAGTGTAGAGAATAAAAAAGCTATAGCTATTGCTGACTCGCTCATGACACCGAATGGAATACATGAGATAGCGCCATTTGGGTCTTTCCCTTTTATTCTCATAAGAGAAGGCCTTAAGTTGCGAACCTTGGTAAATCGTCTATGTCAGGCTGAATCCTTTGTGCCTAAAGCGGTTATTGGTTCTGAGAATCTTGATACTTGTAGATCCTTGGTAGAAGATGATTATGGTATTACATTCTTACCAAGCACATTAAATAGTAAGGGCGATGATGATAAAGTTAAATTCTATCCTTTAGCATCAAAACTATGTTTCCGTCAATTGGTTCTTGTAGCGAGATCAGATAGAGCAAAGCGATTCCATTGCCTGAAGTGGCTCAAGTTATGCAACAATTCTTATAAATTATACAGATGGAATGTTAGAGTATTAAGTACTGTTTGCAAATAA
- a CDS encoding phosphoenolpyruvate carboxykinase (ATP) → MSTRRVWKQSEIKTNPLFSKMRSTIETAFYGNNVTPITSVAQAYQLATEEPGVIVLDMSVYKPCEQGLPADAKVLVTNDGKTTGRYAKARRIIGDEGIDEVELANIARDAVYDSRGKEWISADTIVGLDKKFTARAHLMIPKDHASILYSWIMNFKFFDAAVKEFYNDSVEIPEGDIYIYSDPDYVVPGHPGGLAIFDPAHNCAMILGMRYFGEHKKGTLTLAWSLANRFDYVACHGGMKRYNLDNGKSYTIGVFGLSGSGKSTLTHEKHDGRYDISILHDDAYIINTNDLSSIALEPTYFDKMQDYPVEHPANEFLLTLQNVGVTMDEDGRKVVLAEDVRNNNGRAIKSQFWTDNRVNYVDQPVNAIVWLMKDKTLPPILKINDPVLASTMGATLATRRSTAEKLDAHVDPNALVIEPYANPFRTYPLVRDYESYKKLFSECGVQCYIMNTGFFLENKIPKEVTLDLLERLVEGALDFKPFYKYENLSYVEVPGFEPPFQVREYHHQLHKAFEFRYDYVEKLIGHKNELPQEVLDVLKTLM, encoded by the coding sequence ATGTCGACAAGACGCGTTTGGAAGCAAAGTGAAATTAAAACAAACCCATTATTTTCTAAGATGCGCAGTACTATTGAAACTGCATTTTATGGAAACAATGTAACGCCTATTACATCTGTGGCACAAGCGTACCAATTGGCCACTGAAGAACCTGGTGTTATCGTCCTCGATATGTCTGTATATAAACCATGCGAGCAAGGTTTGCCAGCTGATGCAAAGGTACTTGTTACAAACGATGGTAAAACTACAGGCCGTTATGCAAAAGCTCGTCGCATTATTGGCGATGAAGGCATTGACGAAGTGGAACTTGCTAATATTGCACGTGATGCAGTCTATGATAGCCGTGGTAAAGAATGGATTTCTGCTGATACTATCGTAGGTCTTGATAAAAAATTTACTGCTCGTGCGCATTTGATGATTCCGAAAGACCATGCATCCATTTTGTATTCTTGGATCATGAACTTTAAGTTCTTTGATGCAGCCGTAAAAGAATTCTACAATGATAGTGTAGAAATTCCAGAAGGCGATATTTATATCTATTCTGATCCTGACTATGTGGTACCAGGTCATCCGGGTGGGCTTGCTATTTTTGACCCAGCTCATAACTGCGCTATGATTCTTGGTATGCGCTACTTCGGTGAGCATAAAAAAGGTACCCTTACATTGGCTTGGTCCTTGGCGAATCGTTTTGATTATGTAGCATGCCACGGCGGTATGAAACGTTACAATCTTGACAATGGTAAAAGCTACACTATCGGTGTATTTGGCTTGTCCGGTTCTGGTAAATCTACATTAACTCATGAAAAGCATGATGGTCGTTATGATATTTCTATCTTGCATGACGATGCGTATATCATTAATACTAATGACTTGAGTTCTATTGCTCTTGAACCTACATATTTCGACAAAATGCAAGACTATCCTGTGGAACATCCTGCTAATGAATTCTTGTTGACTCTACAAAATGTTGGCGTAACTATGGATGAGGATGGCCGTAAGGTTGTATTGGCAGAAGATGTGCGTAATAATAATGGTCGCGCTATTAAATCTCAATTCTGGACAGATAATCGTGTAAACTACGTAGATCAACCAGTTAATGCCATTGTATGGCTTATGAAAGATAAAACTTTGCCACCAATCCTTAAAATTAATGATCCTGTTTTGGCATCTACAATGGGTGCAACACTTGCGACACGTCGTTCTACTGCTGAAAAGCTGGATGCTCACGTTGATCCAAATGCACTTGTTATCGAACCATATGCAAATCCATTCCGTACATATCCATTGGTTCGTGACTATGAAAGCTACAAAAAATTATTCTCTGAATGTGGCGTACAATGTTACATCATGAACACAGGTTTCTTCTTGGAAAATAAAATTCCTAAAGAGGTAACTCTTGATTTATTGGAACGTTTGGTAGAAGGTGCATTGGACTTCAAACCATTCTATAAATATGAAAACCTCTCTTATGTTGAGGTTCCTGGTTTTGAACCACCATTCCAAGTGCGTGAATACCATCACCAATTACACAAAGCTTTCGAGTTCCGCTATGACTATGTAGAAAAACTTATTGGTCATAAAAACGAATTGCCTCAAGAGGTATTGGATGTATTAAAAACTCTAATGTAG